A part of Drosophila ananassae strain 14024-0371.13 chromosome 2R, ASM1763931v2, whole genome shotgun sequence genomic DNA contains:
- the LOC6493813 gene encoding 60S acidic ribosomal protein P0 — MVRENKAAWKAQYFIKVVELFDEFPKCFIVGADNVGSKQMQNIRTSLRGLAVVLMGKNTMMRKAIRGHLENNPQLEKLLPHIKGNVGFVFTKGDLAEVRDKLLESKVRAPARPGAIAPLNVIIPAQNTGLGPEKTSFFQALSIPTKISKGTIEIINDVPILKPGDKVGASEATLLNMLNISPFSYGLIVNQVYDSGSIFSPEILDIKPEDLRAKFQQGVANLAAVCLSVGYPTIASAPHSIANGFKNLLAIAATTDVEFKEATTIKEYIKDPSKFAAAASASAAPAAGGAAEKKEEAKKAESESEEEDDDMGFGLFD, encoded by the exons ATGGTTAGGGAGAACAAAGCAGCATGGAAGGCTCAGTACTTCATCAAGGTTGTG GAACTGTTCGACGAGTTCCCCAAGTGTTTTATTGTGGGCGCCGACAATGTGGGCTCCAAGCAGATGCAGAACATTCGTACCAGCCTGCGTGGCCTGGCCGTAGTGTTGATGGGCAAGAACACGATGATGCGCAAGGCTATCCGTGGTCATCTGGAGAACAACCCCCAGTTGGAGAAGCTGCTGCCGCACATCAAGGGCAACGTGGGCTTTGTGTTCACCAAGGGCGATCTGGCTGAGGTGCGCGATAAGCTGCTCGAGTCTAAGGTTCGCGCCCCGGCTCGTCCCGGTGCCATTGCCCCCCTCAACGTCATCATCCCGGCCCAGAACACCGGTCTGGGACCCGAGAAGACCAGTTTCTTCCAGGCTCTGTCCATCCCTACCAAGATTTCCAAGGGAACAATTGAAATCATCAACGATGTGCCTATCCTTAAGCCCGGTGACAAGGTGGGCGCCTCCGAGGCGACTCTGCTCAACATGTTGAACATCTCGCCCTTCTCGTATGGCCTGATCGTCAACCAGGTGTACGACTCTGGATCCATCTTCTCGCCCGAGATCCTGGACATCAAGCCCGAGGATCTGCGCGCCAAGTTCCAACAGGGAGTGGCCAACTTGGCTGCCGTGTGTTTGTCCGTGGGTTACCCAACCATCGCCTCGGCCCCGCACAGCATCGCCAACGGTTTCAAGAACTTGTTGGCTATTGCCGCTACCACCGACGTGGAATTCAAGGAGGCCACCACCATCAAGGAGTACATCAAGGACCCCAGCAAGTTTGCTGCCGCCGCCTCGGCCTCAGCTGCCCCAGCTGCTGGAGGTGCTGCCGAGAAGAAGGAGGAGGCCAAGAAGGCCGAATCCGAgtccgaggaggaggacgatgaCATGGGCTTCGGTCTTTTCGATTAA
- the LOC6506132 gene encoding dnaJ homolog subfamily B member 4 yields the protein MGKDYYKILGIERNATNEEVKKGYRRMALRYHPDKNDHPQAEEQFKEVVAAFEVLSNKEKREIYDQFGEEGLRCEDGPDPATFAQPTSDMVPFMCAVGGTVLFAFAAYKTFQFFTRKKEPASNTDGSSSD from the coding sequence ATGGGTAAAGACTACTACAAAATTCTAGGTATCGAGCGGAATGCCACCAACGAAGAGGTAAAGAAAGGATACCGCCGGATGGCCCTTCGTTACCATCCAGACAAGAATGACCACCCACAGGCTGAGGAGCAATTCAAGGAGGTGGTGGCCGCTTTCGAAGTTCTCTCGAACAAGGAAAAACGCGAAATCTACGACCAATTTGGGGAGGAGGGCCTACGTTGTGAAGATGGGCCGGATCCAGCGACCTTCGCCCAGCCCACGTCAGACATGGTACCTTTCATGTGCGCCGTCGGGGGAACCGTGCTTTTCGCGTTTGCGGCGTATAAAACGTTTCAATTTTTCACTCGAAAAAAGGAACCAGCTTCAAATACAGATGGATCGTCGTCGGACTAA
- the LOC123256975 gene encoding uncharacterized protein LOC123256975 encodes MNEEFVDYYEVLEISRDATPTQIREAFRRQVLKWHPDRNPVGNEYIRKIYAAYEVLGDPEKKSIYDMTLANFPRTRSRSYFFIPSFSDGNAGKIKLVCFVGGVLVVAYTTYKLLRQSPPPPVPPLLALPSGETPVEPIATIVEELNAPHPSSIWTLISWLAALRSKRILRNGKLTPGLSPSSSNSTASSAANTILNALSSGPPNRIPSAVTGMSKNISPGLQSQASAASSISQPLATVADNVLSSAAKVVPKPEASSVSNIMSKTINLGPPNAKSSASSVSNIMSKTINLGPPNAKSSASSLKSEKFTGYIFQRWRRVPGFASNLKPFTIAFKNNMVEGTTNAWTWTALKARPYIDSVPNNVIGIAMATASNATLKGASKVKSLFSTSRALKPQPRTNPVSNEAVDVATATASKDTLKGATNVGRQLPQDVGLKSTNASESNFHPPSPLKATIYIGGGILVLYGTYKLANGYWSSPPPPSKAEVISSAMRQAGSASYDGIKSVGGASYNVLKSAGSASYDGIKSVGGASYNVMKSAGSATYKAMNYTGEASKSGISKIWKYATGS; translated from the coding sequence ATGAATGAAGAATTTGTGGATTACTATGAAGTTCTCGAAATAAGTCGTGACGCCACACCCACGCAGATTCGTGAAGCGTTCCGCAGGCAAGTTCTCAAATGGCACCCCGACAGGAACCCGGTCGGAAATGAGTACATTAGGAAGATATACGCGGCCTACGAGGTCTTAGGCGATCCAGAAAAAAAGTCTATATACGACATGACGTTGGCAAATTTTCCCCGGACGCGGTCCAGGAGCTACTTTTTCATTCCATCTTTTTCTGATGGCAACGCCGGAAAGATAAAGCTAGTATGCTTTGTAGGAGGAGTGCTAGTGGTGGCCTACACTACCTACAAGCTGCTGCGACAATCCCCTCCGCCGCCGGTGCCACCACTACTGGCGCTTCCATCAGGGGAGACGCCGGTAGAACCAATTGCCACCATCGTCGAGGAGCTAAATGCACCACACCCTTCATCCATCTGGACGCTGATTTCATGGTTGGCCGCTCTAAGATCCAAAAGAATATTAAGAAACGGCAAACTTACACCAGGTCTTTCGCCATCTTCTTCCAATTCAACGGCTTCTTCTGCTGCCAATACAATTTTGAATGCTCTATCTTCTGGACCGCCCAACAGGATTCCATCAGCTGTAACTGGAATGTCGAAAAACATTAGCCCGGGACTGCAGAGCCAGGCATCTGCTGCCAGTTCAATTTCCCAACCATTAGCGACTGTTGCGGATAACGTGCTTTCATCGGCAGCGAAAGTAGTGCCGAAGCCCGAAGCTTCTTCGGTATCCAACATAATGTCGAAGACCATAAATCTTGGACCACCAAACGCCAAATCCTCAGCTTCTTCGGTATCCAACATAATGTCGAAGACCATAAATCTTGGACCACCAAACGCCAAATCCTCAGCTTCTTCTTTGAAGTCCGAAAAATTTACGGGATATATATTCCAACGGTGGAGACGAGTCCCTGGCTTTGCTAGTAATTTAAAGCCCTTTACGattgcttttaaaaataacatgGTTGAAGGAACCACCAACGCTTGGACATGGACTGCTTTAAAGGCACGGCCCTATATAGATTCTGTTCCAAACAATGTCATTGGCATCGCAATGGCTACGGCGTCTAATGCCACGTTAAAAGGAGCATCGAAAGTCAAAAGTCTGTTCTCGACGTCGAGGGCACTGAAGCCACAGCCCCGTACAAATCCCGTTTCAAACGAAGCAGTTGATgtggcaacggcaacggcatcCAAAGACACGTTAAAAGGAGCCACCAATGTCGGAAGACAGTTGCCACAGGACGTGGGATTAAAAAGTACAAATGCCTCAGAGTCTAACTTTCATCCGCCTTCTCCGCTGAAGGCGACAATTTACATTGGCGGAGGCATTCTGGTTTTGTATGGAACTTACAAATTGGCAAATGGATACTGGAGCTCTCCTCCTCCACCTTCAAAAGCTGAAGTTATTTCCAGTGCGATGAGACAGGCTGGTAGTGCCTCTTACGATGGAATTAAATCTGTTGGAGGTGCCTCCTATAATGTATTGAAATCTGCTGGTAGTGCCTCTTATGATGGAATTAAATCGGTTGGAGGTGCCTCCTATAATGTAATGAAATCTGCTGGTAGTGCCACTTATAAAGCAATGAACTATACTGGTGAAGCATCAAAATCAGGGATTAGTAAGATCTGGAAGTATGCAACTGGTTCGTAA
- the LOC6493810 gene encoding uncharacterized protein LOC6493810, with translation MHHQLYRQQQQQQSHKEMRVTSKELPTIKWRRERRQRAAEYQVHDGGSGMDRPIDMSVTSGSLKLHQQQLRASPPPPYREPLSGTLYTANSRPSVVTQAPPNRETLGAAHSSDVAICDIDEHFLGENYAVLFSNKAHLQRLLAMRKFFLWLKTF, from the exons ATGCATCACCAGCTCTacaggcagcagcaacagcagcagtcgCACAAAG AGATGCGCGTTACGTCCAAGGAGCTGCCAACCATCAAGTGGCGTCGAGAGCGTCGCCAACGGGCTGCCGAGTACCAGGTCCACGACGGCGGCAGTGGCATGGACAGGCCCATTGACATGTCTGTGACGTCGGGATCTCTAAagctccaccagcagcagctgcgAGCTTCGCCCCCGCCGCCGTACCGCGAGCCCCTGTCAGGCACTCTATACACGGCAAACAGCCGTCCAAGCGTCGTCACCCAAGCGCCCCCCAATCGGGAAACACTGGGAGCAGCTCACTCCTCTG ACGTGGCGATATGCGATATTGACGAGCACTTCCTGGGCGAGAACTACGCCGTGCTCTTTTCCAACAAGGCGCATCTGCAGCGTCTTCTGGCCATGCGGAAGTTTTTCCTGTGGCTTAAGACATTTTGA